A region of Marnyiella aurantia DNA encodes the following proteins:
- a CDS encoding VOC family protein, translated as MDLGAFSVSLNVRDIQQSYEFYKKLGFEQMGGNIDQKWLILRNGSTVLGLFQGMFEKNILTFNPGWDQNAANLENFQDVREIQKLLKSAGLSLDKEADETTSGPEHFILQDPDGNLIMFDQHR; from the coding sequence ATGGATCTGGGAGCATTTTCTGTAAGCCTGAATGTACGGGACATTCAGCAATCGTATGAATTTTATAAAAAACTGGGTTTTGAACAAATGGGCGGAAATATAGACCAGAAATGGCTGATTTTACGTAATGGAAGCACAGTACTCGGTCTTTTTCAGGGTATGTTTGAAAAGAATATCTTAACCTTCAATCCGGGCTGGGACCAGAATGCCGCTAATCTTGAAAATTTTCAGGATGTACGGGAAATTCAAAAACTACTGAAATCAGCCGGTTTATCACTTGATAAGGAAGCTGATGAAACTACCTCAGGACCGGAGCATTTCATATTACAGGATCCAGACGGAAATCTAATCATGTTTGACCAGCACCGTTAA
- a CDS encoding SRPBCC family protein, which produces MRILKITAYIAAALVVFWLIAATLISGDCRFEKSTAIKASVEKVWQNTNTLRAMDSWSPWQEKDPNVKKVWSGSTGQSGEQQCWEGNDAVGKGCIKVLKVDSVAKRIDIEMKFLTPYESEAMEYIIVQPNGSGSKVIRGFTSEIPFPFSPMKLFMDLEDQVGPDFTSGLQKLKVLSEER; this is translated from the coding sequence ATGAGAATCCTTAAAATTACTGCCTACATCGCAGCTGCATTAGTTGTTTTCTGGCTTATTGCAGCAACCTTGATATCCGGTGACTGCAGGTTTGAGAAATCAACAGCCATAAAAGCATCGGTGGAAAAGGTATGGCAGAATACAAATACCCTGAGAGCTATGGATTCGTGGAGTCCATGGCAGGAAAAAGATCCGAATGTGAAAAAAGTTTGGTCCGGCAGCACAGGTCAATCGGGTGAGCAGCAGTGCTGGGAAGGAAATGATGCTGTTGGCAAGGGTTGTATTAAAGTACTGAAAGTAGATTCTGTGGCGAAAAGGATTGATATTGAAATGAAGTTTTTAACTCCTTATGAAAGTGAAGCAATGGAGTATATCATTGTGCAGCCAAATGGGTCCGGAAGCAAAGTTATAAGGGGATTCACCTCAGAAATTCCATTCCCTTTCAGCCCAATGAAGCTTTTTATGGACCTGGAAGATCAGGTGGGACCCGATTTTACCTCAGGTCTGCAGAAGTTGAAGGTACTATCCGAAGAACGTTAG